The Bombus terrestris chromosome 9, iyBomTerr1.2, whole genome shotgun sequence genome contains a region encoding:
- the LOC100642571 gene encoding mediator of RNA polymerase II transcription subunit 13 isoform X3 produces MTHPSHQTNGASLEDCHTNFFALTDLCGIKWKKLVWGEVAGDFGGTPLEDPVLSSFSRCLAGDILCVWRRVAATPATSGPATASATGAGIFDLGIAPSPAPPPLSLTAAKELWIFWYGEEPDLSGLVSPELIACESEQGSWESGLSYECRSLLFKALHNLIERCLLSRDFVRLGKWFVQPYDGFEKHRCSSTIYSSHLSFSFAFFVHGESTVCASVDVRQHPAVRHLTRTCLQRTQTSQSGVKVILAPYGLAGTLTGPVGRTDSQLLEEWKHFYPINGSNVEAGLPSLVEVLVGGVRMRYPSCYVLVTDMDDTPPDTALSPPNSPASYEHPLLSQQDIRAATELPERVWAECTLSSPISASKTESSTEPGTWTFIDPTQKSSCTCSKYATPGGWKSLASSQVQRERVDKGGRRVVPFHRRSTTQWDACPSVPANAPRSVLNRTEAPSTPPGGPPSYSRGPPTGGDCLPVPSVGSPGSPAPSPLPTPHSEPASVPPAEPTMPTLSPQPPPSHTNTAPPLTPSQGPKSISSACNNQVHSPAPGPTLKRPVLASRECEDIYLENEQSLPWLYDYSTQEAWLNHPVKRFKESNTSPVNVRSNTLYPPMNSQVPQSQTPKLEIKQEPNVNVGDCIGRRTDPYEFDATGEENGTSVDGLRRPRDDPTKPGSLFTSEGLQASYKDLDQIFDNSDPDTSSDETNLNQLQVQTPPESNRSGGLHEETRVDANNRHNNRGVGVLRPEELSKMFPTPPSLEHNPVASPCQLNDPLMDQTELSVPQRPLRHLPDIYPNMGSPQEEPIDDWSYVFKPTPICKMVGSSKYAPLTNLPSQSLPPVTLPSHCVYRSSWQCNSTSNNSDKPLPPTRPGSVQQQQQQPCPPSPAPLGAPYRSATISGRPPPPPYDQPSPATSTTSSYLNKNLNSIEADTPGPTRAPESNSLIVNILLGDTVLNIFRDHNFDSCSLCVCNAGPKVVGNIKGADAGVYLTHSWSGGALFQDDDQIRCSCGFSAVVNRRLAHQAGLFYEDEMEITGIAEDPAEKKKASLIAVACGGGKPSEGLDVIPPNVLELLREQCLIIQSSASSLYRASRIYSSMKSYPMLTPTVNMLEFNDGNEVSLAALDQGKINGTHNERTNRVIGVHRWVFLRAKGPQCSGDIVRMMRALQPLLQDAVQKKCTTRMWEAPYTVAGPLTWRQFHRLAGRGTDDRCEPQPIPALVVGYDRDWLSLSPYALSYWEKLLLEPYAGPRDVAYVVVAPDNDCVINKVKSFFRELSTTYEICRLGRHTPISKALRDGILRVGKASMQKQVKQPIDDWFKLLGENQLGELLRLYAQVCNHRLAPYLTQVIQDRSLLDPGDSQPTNKQQQPQTTIPVTDTMPATPDVMTNKPESVEGENPRSETPSSNTTTNTNSNTGNTTPTSQTATIHTNTTSGPDEEEIEPPAIVVYLVEPFSLGGPEDADRRRLAILALLRAYSTAVNSMPENLRSNINVQIISLESIMELGRARERRKIQDEMRALALNVFLQGRRLLNHNSTVKSLTGFGTAAAADIFLKSKDERNRAPYRLYSPAYVLAPLRAKSEAPESFGIAGPEECAVLYLSYCLSEDQSWLLAVATDDRGEIFETATINIDIPNRKRRKRASARRIGLQKLMDFILGVMSQGVQPWRLVVGRVGRIGHGELKGWSWLLSRKALLKASKHLKEICGQCSLLYPSAAPCVLSACLVSLEPDSTLRLMADQFTPDERFSQASVNCQLSTPQDVTCTHILVFPTSATTQSSQTAFQEQHINGPELGDDELFSALNDDMPEGMEGMGDFNDIFNVWPEAGAGGGQSPGGSPHRPEGSPLGGDGGGSGLGNHDGPGSPFPCSNTPRVAVAEQAEEVGTLLQQPLALGYLVSTAPTGRMPPWFWSACPHLEGVCPVFLKNALHLHSPAIQQNSDDLLQQQSALTAHPLDSQYTTDVLRYVLEGYNALSWLAVDANTKDRLSCLPVHVQALMQLYHAAAALV; encoded by the exons aCGGATCTCTGCGGCATCAAATGGAAGAAGCTCGTGTGGGGCGAAGTAGCCGGCGATTTCGGGGGCACCCCCCTCGAAGACCCGGTGTTATCGAGCTTCTCACGGTGCCTCGCGGGTGACATTCTCTGCGTGTGGCGACGAGTCGCCGCTACACCGGCTACCTCCGGCCCAGCAACCGCCTCAGCAACTGGAGCTGGAATCTTCGACCTAGGCATTGCACCCTCGCCCGCACCACCACCCCTTTCCCTTACTGCCGCTAAGGAACTCTGGATTTTCTGGTATGGCGAGGAACCTGATCTCTCTGGTCTGGTGTCACCGGAACTCATCGCGTGTG AAAGTGAACAGGGTTCTTGGGAAAGCGGATTATCGTATGAGTGCCGATCACTTCTTTTCAAGGCTCTGCATAACTTAATCGAACGGTGCTTACTATCTCGTGATTTTGTTCGCCTTGGAAAGTGGTTCGTACAACCTTATGATGGATTCGAGAAACACCGTTGCAGTAG taCCATTTACAGTAGCCACCTGTCCTTCTCCTTTGCATTTTTTGTGCATGGAGAAAGCACTGTATGTGCAAGTGTGGATGTCAGGCAGCATCCTGCTGTGAGACATCTTACAAGGACTTGCTTACAACGCACCCAAACTTCCCAGTCTGGTGTCAAAG TAATACTAGCTCCTTATGGACTAGCAGGTACATTAACTGGCCCAGTGGGACGTACAGATAGTCAACTCCTTGAAGAATGGAAACATTTTTATCCGATTAATGGCAGTAATGTAGAAGCAGGACTTCCATCTCTAGTAGAAGTGCTTGTTGGTGGTGTTCGCATGCGTTATCCCTCATGTTATGTCCTGGTCACAGATATGGACGATACTCCACCTGATACTGCTCTTTCTCCACCAAATAGTCCTGCTAGTTACGAACATCCTCTCTTGAGTCAGCAGGATATACGAGCGGCTACAGAATTACCAGAACGTGTATGGGCAGAATGTACTTTGAGTTCACCAATTTCTGCTTCCAAGACAGAATCTTCCACGGAACCTGGAACCTGGACCTTCATTGATCCAACACAAAAGTCTTCCTGTACCTGTTCAAA GTATGCCACCCCCGGGGGTTGGAAGAGCCTGGCCTCCTCTCAGGTTCAGAGGGAGAGAGTAGATAAAGGTGGACGGAGGGTCGTACCGTTTCATCGACGCTCTACCACCCAGTGGGATGCTTGCCCCTCTGTCCCTGCTAATGCCCCCAG GTCTGTATTGAACAGAACAGAAGCGCCAAGTACACCACCAGGCGGACCTCCTTCTTATTCAAGGGGACCACCAACAGGAGGAGATTGTCTACCAGTTCCATCTGTTGGCTCACCAGGATCTCCTGCACCTTCACCTCTTCCAACTCCACATTCCGAGCCAGCATCAGTTCCACCAGCAGAGCCTACAATGCCTACTCTTAGTCCTCAACCACCACCCAGTCATACAAACACTGCCCCACCACTAACCCCTTCTCAAGGCCCAAAATCAATTTCCTCTGCATGCAATAATCAAGTGCATAGTCCAGCCCCTGGACCAACATTAAAACGACCAGTCTTAGCCTCTAGAGAATGTGAGGATATATATCTAGAAAACGAACAGTCATTACCTTGGCTCTATGATTATTCAACGCAAGAAGCATGGCTTAATCATCctgtaaagcgttttaaggaatCTAATACCAGTCCAGTCAATGTCAGGAGCAATACATTATATCCACCAATGAATTCTCAGGTTCCTCAATCTCAAACACCGAAATTAGAGATTAAGCAAGAACCAAATGTCAATGTT GGAGATTGCATTGGAAGAAGAACGGATCCGTATGAGTTTGATGCAACAGGCGAAGAAAATGGCACAAGTGTTGATGGACTTAGACGGCCAAGAGATGATCCTACTAAACCAGGATCATTATTTACTAGTGAAGGTCTTCAAGCATCCTATAAAGATTTAGATCAAATCTTTGATAATTCCGATCCTGACACTTCGAGCGATGAAACC aatttaaacCAGCTTCAAGTACAAACTCCCCCAGAGTCGAATAGATCTGGTGGACTACATGAAGAGACCAGAGTAGATGCCAATAATAGACATAATAACCGGGGAGTTGGCGTGTTACGACCAGAAGAACTTTCCAAAATGTTTCCGACGCCACCATCCTTAGAGCATAATCCCGTTGCTTCGCCTTGTCAGTTAAACGACCCTTTAATGGACCAGACGGAACTTTCTGTACCTCAACGACCACTTAGGCATCTCCCCGACATTTATCCGAACATGGGATCTCCTCAAGAAGAGCCAATCGATGATTGGTCCTACGTGTTCAAACCTACACCTATTTGTAAGATGGTTGGTTCTTCCAAATATGCTCCACTCACAAATCTGCCCAGCCAATCTCTACCACCTGTTACACTGCCATCGCACTGCGTATATAGATCTTCTTGGCAGTGCAACTCTACTTCCAACAATTCAGATAAACCACTTCCACCAACTAGACCTGGTTCAgttcaacaacaacaacaacaaccatGCCCTCCGAGTCCAGCACCATTGGGAGCACCATATCGCTCAGCAACTATATCCGGAAGACCACCGCCGCCACCATATGATCAGCCAAGTCCAGCTACATCTACCACCTCTTCTTACCTAAACAAAAATCTAAATAGCATCGAAGCAGACACACCAGGCCCTACTCGTGCGCCAGAATCGAACTCTCTCATAGTGAATATCCTCTTAGGTGACACTGTGCTTAATATCTTCCGTGATCACAATTTTGATAGTTGCAGTCTCTGTGTGTGCAATGCAGGTCCAAAAGTTGTTGGTAATATTAAAGGTGCAGACGCTGGTGTGTATCTTACGCACTCATGGTCAGGCGGAGCACTGTTTCAAGATGATGATCAGATTAGGTGCAGTTGTGGCTTTAGTGCGGTTGTAAATCGACGGTTAGCTCATCAAGCTGGCTTGTTCTACGAAGATGAGATGGAAATTACTGGCATTGCAGAGGATCCAGCAGAGAAGAAAAAAGCGTCTCTAATCGCTGTGGCCTGTGGAGGAGGCAAACCGTCGGAAGGTTTAGACGTGATACCACCTAATGTGTTAGAATTGCTCAGAGAACAGTGCCTGATCATACAGAGCTCTGCAAGCAGTCTTTACAGAGCATCCAGGATCTATTCCTCAATGAAGAGCTACCCAATGCTTACGCCTACTGTGAATATGTTGGAATTCAATGATGGTAATGAAGTGTCACTAGCAGCTCTCGATCAGGGTAAAATTAATGGTACGCACAATGAAAGAACTAATCGGGTAATTGGAGTGCATCGATGGGTGTTCCTTAGAGCAAAAGGACCTCAGTGCAGTGGTGATATCGTGAGAATGATGAGAGCTCTACAACCACTATTGCAAGATGCTGTGCAGAAAAAATGTACAACTCGAATGTGGGAGGCACCATATACCGTTGCAGGTCCCTTGACTTGGAGACAATTCCATCGTTTAGCTGGTCGCGGAACCGATGATCGCTGTGAACCTCAACCAATACCTGCATTAGTTGTTGGATATGACCGAGATTGGCTGTCTTTATCACCTTATGCTTTAAGTTACTGGGAGAAACTACTTTTGGAGCCATATGCTGGACCAAGAGACGTCGCCTATGTAGTGGTAGCACCAGACAATGATTGTgttattaataaagtaaaatctTTCTTCCGTGAACTATCAACTACGTATGAA ATTTGTCGGCTAGGAAGGCATACACCTATCTCAAAAGCGTTACGCGATGGTATTCTTCGCGTTGGAAAAGCATCAATGCAGAAACAAGTCAAACAACCAATAGACGATTGGTTTAAACTTTTAGGAGAGAACCAATTAGGAGAACTATTGCGATTGTATGCGCAAGTCTGTAATCATCGATTAGCTCCATATTTAACACAGGTTATTCAAGATCGGAGTTTGTTAGATCCTGGAGACTCGCAACCGACAAACAAACAACAACAGCCGCAAACAACTATTCCTGTTACTGACACAATGCCAGCCACACCTGATGTAATGACAAACAAACCAGAGTCAGTTG AAGGAGAAAATCCTAGAAGTGAAACACCATCGTCAAACACGACAACAAATACTAATTCTAATACCGGTAACACAACACCAACTTCACAAACTGCCACGATACACACTAATACAACATCGGGTCCAGATGAAGAGGAAATCGAGCCTCCAGCTATAGTCGTTTACTTAGTGGAACCTTTCTCATTGGGAGGTCCCGAAGATGCTGACCGACGAAGACTTGCTATTTTAGCTTTGTTACGTGCATATTCGACAGCAGTTAATAGCATGCCTGAAAATCTTAGATCCAATATCAACGTTCAG ATAATATCTTTGGAAAGTATAATGGAGTTAGGACGAGCTAGGGAAAGGCGCAAAATACAGGACGAGATGAGAGCTTTAGCGTTAAACGTGTTTCTACAGGGCCGCCGGTTATTAAATCATAACTCCACAGTAAAAAGTCTTACTGGTTTTGGTACCGCTGCCGCAGCAGACATTTTTCTTAAGAGTAAAGAT GAACGAAATAGAGCCCCGTACCGGTTGTACTCACCCGCCTACGTCTTGGCTCCACTACGGGCGAAAAGCGAAGCACCAGAGTCTTTCGGCATCGCTGGACCAGAAGAGTGTGCAGTTTTGTATCTCAGCTATTGTCTTAGCGAAGATCAATCATGGTTGCTTGCGGTTGCAACGGATGATAGAggagaaatatttgaaacagcTACTATCAACATCGATATACCaaatagaaagagaagaaaacgcgCCTCAGCCAGACGAATTGGATTACAAAAATTGATGGATTTCATACTTGGTGTAATGTCTCAAGGT GTACAACCTTGGAGGTTAGTAGTAGGTCGTGTAGGACGTATTGGACATGGTGAGCTGAAAGGTTGGAGCTGGCTACTATCCAGAAAAGCGCTTCTCAAAGCCTCTAAACACCTTAAAGAAATATGTGGCCAGTGCAGTCTTTTATATCCGTCAGCAGCACCTTGTGTGCTTAGCGCCTGTCTAGTCTCCCTTGAACCAGATTCAACTCTTAGGCTTATGGCTGATCAATTCACACCTGATGAAAGGTTTAGTCAGGCGTCAGTAAACTGCCAATTATCTACACCACAAGATGTTACATGCACTCATATTCTCGTTTTTCCTACATCTGCTACCACACAG TCATCACAGACTGCATTTCAAGAGCAGCATATTAATGGACCAGAATTAGGAGATGATGAGCTATTTTCTGCACTAAACGATGATATGCCAGAAGGTATGGAAGGTATGGGAGACTTCAATGACATCTTCAATGTATGGCCAGAGGCTGGTGCTGGTGGAGGCCAAAGCCCTGGTGGTAGCCCACATCGTCCTGAAGGATCCCCACTCGGTGGAGATGGTGGAGGTTCAGGATTAGGCAATCATGATGGCCCTGGTAGTCCGTTTCCATGTAGTAATACACCAAGA GTAGCAGTTGCCGAACAAGCAGAAGAAGTTGGAACTTTATTGCAGCAACCACTTGCTCTTGGTTACTTAGTATCTACTGCACCAACTGGACGAATGCCACCATGGTTTTGGTCAGCCTGTCCCCATTTAGAGGGTGTTTGCCCCGTGTTCTTGAAAAATGCCTTACATTTGCATAGTCCAGCAATACAGCAGAATAGTGATGACCTATTGCAACAACAAAGTGCACTCACTGCTCATCCATTAGATTCACAGTATACCACCGATGTGCTCAG aTATGTGCTGGAGGGATACAATGCACTGTCATGGCTCGCAGTGGATGCGAACACGAAGGATCGTTTATCCTGCTTACCAGTGCACGTACAAGCGCTCATGCAACTCTACCATGCAGCGGCAGCTCTCGTCTGA